In the Neisseria sp. KEM232 genome, TTTAACTTCGTTTGGAGCTTCGTATTCAGACGGCCTCGGATTTGAGGCCGTCTGAATGCGAAAAGGCCGTCTGAAACGCACGGACAGCGTTTTCAGACGGCCTTTTTATCCGATTGAGGCAACAGAAAAGCAGGCTGCGCAGCCTGCTTTTCTGATACCGGGTGTTTTATCCGCCGGATCCGGCCGGTTCGGGCTCGGATCCGGTTTGCGTTTCGGCATCGTCTCCGTCGGCCAGGTCGTCGAATTCGGGTTCGACTTCAAACACTTTGCCATTGAGCTTCATGCGGCCTTGGGCGATTTCGATGCGGGTGGCGATGTTGCCGTCGTCGTCGAGGGTGAGGAAGCCTTGTCCGGCCATGTTGCGCACGGTGCTCTGCACCATCAGGCGCAGGGTTTCGTCGATGTCGTCGACGGCTGCTGTGCCTTCCGCTTCGTCTTCGGGATTGACGGTAAACAGGCTGCGCGCCTGGCTGACGGCCATGTTTTCCAAAAGCGGCTCGGGCACGTTGAAACGGAATTCGGCCTGCGTTTTTTTCAGCATGGCGGCAAAGTCGTCCAAATCGCCGCGCGTGAGGCCGTTGAAGGCGATTTGGCCGTCGGCGTGGATTTTGCCCTGCGGCAGGGAGAAGTCGAAGGTGCGGACTTTGATGACGGGGTTTCCTGTGAAGAGGCCGGAGGCTTCGTTGCGGGCGGTGTGCAGCAGGGCGGCGCGGATGTCGTCTTCGCTCATGTTTTTCGAGGCGATTTCGGCCAGCTTGCGTTTGACGGCCAGCAGCGAGGCGGCTTCGAGATGTTCGGCGGCAACGTTGATGTCGAGCGGGCCGTAGGTGTCGTTGCCGTAGGCGAGTTTGTCGAAGCGGAAGCGGCCTTCGCTGCTTGCCCAGCCGCCCTCTTCGTTCATGGTGGTGTCGAAGCGCAGGTTTTCTACGGTAATTTTGGACGGGGGGACGGTGCCGGTGGGGTTGATGAAAGCACCGATCTGCAAATCGGTGACGAGATTGACCAGCTCGTTGAGCTTGATGTTGTAGTCCAAGCCTTCCTGCCATTGCAAGGCTAGGCGGTCGAGTTTGAAGCTGCTGCTGCCGACGGCGAGTTTGCTCGGGCTGTCGTAGGTGTCGCTGCCGATGTGCAGGTTTTCCAGCACGATGTCGCCTTTGTCGGCCAGTTTGACGTGCAGGCCGGGGGCGGTGTAGCCGCTTTTGTAGTTTTGCCAGCCTGCGGTGTAGTCGGTCTGCCCTTCGAGGCCTTTCCAGTTGAGGGCGATGCCGGAGAGTTCGTCGTAATCGAAAGCGGGGATGCTGAGGTTCAGACGGCCTGAGCCGCCAAAACCGATGGTGTTGGTTAGGGAAACGGGGGTTTTGTCGCCGAAAAAGCGTTTCAGCACTTTTTCCGATTCGGCGCGGTAGCGAAATTCGCTCTCCACTTTCGCAGCGGCCAAACCGCCGGCAAATGGGGCGTGTCGGATATGGTTGACGACGGTAACCGGTTCGGAAAGCACGGTTTTCAGGTTGTCGGGCAGATAGGCAGCGGCATTGTTGAGCAACGTCGGTTTGAGGCGCACCTGCAGCGTTTCGGTGGAGGAAAACCAGCCGCGATCGTAAGTGCGCGATTCGACCGTGACGAAACTGCTTTCCTGCAGCAGGCGGTATTGCCCGTCCAGCACCGTTTCGGCCTGTTTGCCGAAATAATAGGGCAGCCCGCCGACCACTGCGGCGGCCGCAGCGGCGAGACCCGCCAAACCCGCAACCAGTTTTTTCTTCATCGTGACGCAATGCCTGAAATTCAAAGGCGGCAAGCATAGCACCATTTGCCCGCTTTGTCTTTTCAGACGGCCTTTTGCGGCGCGAAAAAAGCCTTTTTCCGCCGCCCGTATCCGCTATAATGGCGGCCTTGCAAACAGGAGCAGAACCATGTACGACTACCAATCCGACGCCACCAAATTCCTCAACGAATACATAGAAAAACACCCCGAAGAAGCCGAACGCCGTCTGAAAAACCGCGGCCTCTTGTGGGATGTCGAACTCAATCCCGAAGAAGAAAAGGAATTTGCCGCCGCCAAAGTGGCGAAAAAACCCTACACCTACTATTCCTACGACTAACCTCCGCCGCATGAGCATCCGCGCCACCGCCGCCACGCCCGGGCTTCTCGCCTATCTGCGCGGCATCAACCCCGCCGAACACCCCGCCCTCACCCGTCTGCGCGAACGCACCGCGCAACACCGCATGGGCAAAATGGCTGTCGCCCCCGAGCAGGCGGCCGTTTTGGCTTGGCTCGCACGACTCACAGGCGCGGAAAACTATTTGGAAATCGGCGTTTTCACCGGTTACAGCAGCACCGCCGTCGCCCTCGCCCTGCCCGAACACGGCCGCGTCACCGCCTGCGACATCAACGCCGCCTACACCGAATACGCCCGCCAAGCCTGGCAGGACGCGGGCGTGGCGCACAAAATCAGCCTGCACCTGCAACCGGCCATCTTCACCCTCGACGAACTCCTCGCCGCCGGACGCGCCGACAGCTACGATATTGCCTTTATCGACGCCGACAAAGCCCCCACCCCGCATTACTACGAACGCTGCCTGCGCCTCGTGCGTCCCGGCGGCATCATCGCCATCGACAACCTCCTGCTCGGCGGCCGCGTTATCGAACAGGCGCGGGAAGACGACCCGCCCGCCCTTCCCGTTATCCGCGCCTTCAACGCCGCCCTGCCGCACGATACCCGCATCGAACCCCTCACCCTGCCCCTGGGCGACGGCCTCACCCTGCTGCGCAAACGCCCGCACCCCGAGGCCGTCTGAAAAAACGCCGCACGACATATGAAACTCCCCTTCCCTGCCGCCATCCTCCTGCTTACCGCCTGCGCCACCGCGCCCCAAAATGGCAATACGCCCGCTGCCGAAACCGCATCCGCAGAAACCGCCGTCCCCTACCCTGTGCCCGACCTGCAAAGCCAGATCGACAGCCTCGGCACGGAAATCGCCCGCCTCAACGGCCAAATCGAAGCCCTGCAAACGCGCATCAAACGGCTCGAACACCCCAGCCGCCGTGTCGCGCCCGTCCGCACCGCCGAAGCCGCGCCGCCTGCCGCCGCACTTCCTGCGCCCGACCCGCTTGCCGCCGCCCGCAAACAATACCGCAGCGGCAACTACGCCGCCGCCGCCCGCCTGCTGCAAGCGTCCGAAAGCGGCGGCAGCGGCAGCCCCGCCGACCGCCAGGGCATGCACCTGCTGCTGCAAAGCCACCAAAAACTCGGCAACTGCCAGTCGGTTATCAACATCGGCAACCGCTACGTCTCGCGTTTCCGCAACAGCCCCGAAGCCGCCGACACCCTGTTTGCCGTCGGCCAGTGCCAGTGGAACATCCAGCAGCGCGACGTCGCCCGCGACACCTGGCGCAAACTGATGCGCCTCTACCCCGCCAGCGCCGCCGCCAAAAAAGCCGCGCAGCACGCCGACAAATACTGAAAACACCTTTTTTCGGAAACCTCCTAACCAAGAACCCTTCTTCAATCCGCTTACCAAAGGCCGTCTGAAAACGTATCCCACCGCTACGCAACGGTATCGCGCAAACACACGTAGCCGCCGATGTCCCGTCAGCCTGCGTCAGGCTTTGCCATCCGCAAACCACCGAATGCCCGCAGCACATACCCGGCGCCGATGCTTGGAGGCCGTCTGAAAACTCATTTTGCCGCGACGCACGCGGTTTCCGATATACGGACACAGCACAGGCAGGACAATCCGTCAGAACACAGGCGCAGCACATTCCCTTTTCAGAAACCTCAACGACGCGAAAACCTCCGTCTGCAAACCGTTTCCCAACCCCAACAGAAAGGCAAAAACATGGCCAAAATCGGCATCATCATGGGCAGCAACAGCGACTGGCCCGTTATGGAACACGCCGCCCGCGTGCTGCAAGAGTTCGGCATCGCCTGCGAAACCCGCGTCGTTTCCGCCCACCGCACCCCCGACCTGATGTTCGAATACGCCCAAACCGCCCGCGAACGCGGCATCCAAGCCATCATCGCAGGCGCAGGCGGCGCGGCGCACCTCCCCGGTATGGTGGCCGCGAAAACCACCGTGCCCGTGCT is a window encoding:
- a CDS encoding YdgA family protein; this encodes MKKKLVAGLAGLAAAAAAVVGGLPYYFGKQAETVLDGQYRLLQESSFVTVESRTYDRGWFSSTETLQVRLKPTLLNNAAAYLPDNLKTVLSEPVTVVNHIRHAPFAGGLAAAKVESEFRYRAESEKVLKRFFGDKTPVSLTNTIGFGGSGRLNLSIPAFDYDELSGIALNWKGLEGQTDYTAGWQNYKSGYTAPGLHVKLADKGDIVLENLHIGSDTYDSPSKLAVGSSSFKLDRLALQWQEGLDYNIKLNELVNLVTDLQIGAFINPTGTVPPSKITVENLRFDTTMNEEGGWASSEGRFRFDKLAYGNDTYGPLDINVAAEHLEAASLLAVKRKLAEIASKNMSEDDIRAALLHTARNEASGLFTGNPVIKVRTFDFSLPQGKIHADGQIAFNGLTRGDLDDFAAMLKKTQAEFRFNVPEPLLENMAVSQARSLFTVNPEDEAEGTAAVDDIDETLRLMVQSTVRNMAGQGFLTLDDDGNIATRIEIAQGRMKLNGKVFEVEPEFDDLADGDDAETQTGSEPEPAGSGG
- a CDS encoding DUF3460 family protein, producing MYDYQSDATKFLNEYIEKHPEEAERRLKNRGLLWDVELNPEEEKEFAAAKVAKKPYTYYSYD
- a CDS encoding class I SAM-dependent methyltransferase — encoded protein: MSIRATAATPGLLAYLRGINPAEHPALTRLRERTAQHRMGKMAVAPEQAAVLAWLARLTGAENYLEIGVFTGYSSTAVALALPEHGRVTACDINAAYTEYARQAWQDAGVAHKISLHLQPAIFTLDELLAAGRADSYDIAFIDADKAPTPHYYERCLRLVRPGGIIAIDNLLLGGRVIEQAREDDPPALPVIRAFNAALPHDTRIEPLTLPLGDGLTLLRKRPHPEAV
- the purE gene encoding 5-(carboxyamino)imidazole ribonucleotide mutase yields the protein MAKIGIIMGSNSDWPVMEHAARVLQEFGIACETRVVSAHRTPDLMFEYAQTARERGIQAIIAGAGGAAHLPGMVAAKTTVPVLGVPVPSKYLRGEDSLLSIVQMPKGIPVATFAIGEAGAANAALFAVSLLANHDPALAEKLAQFRETQKQTVLAMELPEAG